From a region of the Impatiens glandulifera chromosome 4, dImpGla2.1, whole genome shotgun sequence genome:
- the LOC124936460 gene encoding UDP-glucuronate 4-epimerase 1-like, with the protein MISKPIYNNSKTINMPSADDELYPYTTTGKFKVDRSHAINRQFHRCFASTSTMFLWALFLIALTASYLSFQSFVDSGSRYFNASWGGIQWEKQVRNSAANTRSGGFSVLVTGAGGFVGTHVSIALKKRGDGVVGLDNFNNYYDPSLKKARKSLLNTYNVFVIEGDINDSRLLSKLFDTVAFTHVMHLAAQAGVRYAMENPHSYVHSNIAGLVTLLEACKTAEPQPAIVWASSSSVYGLNENVPFSESDQTDQPASLYAATKKAGEEITHTYNHIYGLSITGLRFFTVYGPWGRPDMAYFSFTRNILQGKPITVYRGKNRADLARDFTYIDDIVKGCLGSLDTAGKSTGSGGKKKGVAPYRIYNLGNTSPVTVPTLVSILEKYLKVKAKKNIVDMPGNGDVPFTHANISLARREIGYKPTTDLQTGLKKFVRWYLSYYGYNHGKLLN; encoded by the coding sequence ATGATTTCTAAACCAATTTACAACAATTCAAAAACAATAAACATGCCGTCTGCAGATGACGAATTATACCCATACACAACCACCGGCAAATTCAAGGTCGACCGTAGCCATGCAATCAACCGTCAATTCCACCGTTGTTTCGCTTCCACAAGCACAATGTTTCTCTGGGCTCTCTTCTTAATCGCCTTAACCGCATCCTATCTAAGTTTCCAAAGCTTCGTAGATTCCGGCAGCCGTTATTTCAACGCCTCATGGGGTGGTATTCAATGGGAAAAACAGGTGCGTAATTCCGCTGCCAATACTCGCTCCGGCGGTTTCTCGGTTTTAGTTACCGGCGCCGGTGGATTCGTAGGTACCCATGTATCAATTGCACTTAAGAAACGCGGCGATGGTGTTGTTGGATTAGataatttcaataattattaCGATCCTTCTCTTAAGAAAGCACGTAAATCTTTATTGAATACATATAATGTATTCGTTATTGAAGGTGATATTAACGATAGTCGTTTATTATCCAAATTGTTTGATACCGTTGCGTTTACACATGTTATGCATTTAGCCGCTCAAGCCGGCGTTCGTTACGCCATGGAGAATCCTCATTCGTATGTTCATAGTAATATCGCGGGTCTAGTCACGCTTCTCGAGGCATGTAAAACGGCCGAACCGCAACCCGCAATCGTATGGGCTTCGTCAAGTTCTGTTTACGGGTTAAACGAGAATGTTCCCTTTTCCGAATCGGATCAAACCGACCAACCCGCTTCACTTTACGCTGCAACAAAGAAAGCGGGTGAGGAAATAACGCATACGTATAATCATATATACGGACTTTCTATAACGGGTCTCCGGTTCTTCACGGTTTATGGCCCGTGGGGTAGACCCGATATGGCTTACTTCTCGTTTACAAGGAATATTCTACAAGGGAAACCGATAACGGTTTACAGGGGTAAGAATCGGGCTGATTTGGCCCGGGATTTTACTTATATTGATGATATTGTGAAGGGTTGTTTAGGGTCGTTGGATACTGCGGGTAAGAGTACCGGGTCGGGTGGGAAGAAGAAGGGTGTGGCTCCATATAGGATATATAATTTGGGGAATACTTCACCGGTGACGGTTCCGACGTTGGTGAGTATATTGGAGAAGTATTTGAAGGTAAAGGCAAAGAAGAATATTGTGGATATGCCGGGTAATGGGGATGTACCGTTTACACATGCGAATATTAGTTTGGCCCGGAGGGAAATCGGGTATAAACCGACTACGGATTTGCAAACGGGTTTGAAGAAGTTTGTTAGGTGGTATCTTTCGTATTACGGCTATAATCATGGAAAACTTTTaaattga
- the LOC124934302 gene encoding 5'-deoxynucleotidase HDDC2, giving the protein MSRLFCKSLLGPSLSSTPIRFKSFSSSSTTRVFSMAPEASSSSSSPSSAIDFLSLCTRLKTTKRAGWVKRDVKDPESISDHMYRMGLMALISSDLPGVNRDKCIKMAIVHDIAEAIVGDITPDDGIPKLEKSRREQEALNHMCKLLGEGPRAKEMHELWLEYEENSTLEAKVVKDFDKVEMILQALEYETEQGKDLDEFFQSTAGKFQTELGKAWAAEIASRRKK; this is encoded by the exons ATGAGCAGACTCTTTTGCAAATCCTTGCTCGGGCCTTCTCTCTCCTCCACTCCCATTCGATTCAAatcattctcttcttcatcCACAACAAGGGTTTTCAGTATGGCACCTGAagcttcttcttcctcctcatCTCCGTCTTCCGCCATAGACTTCCTCTCTCTTTGCACCCGCCTAAAG ACAACGAAGAGGGCAGGCTGGGTGAAGAGAGATGTCAAGGACCCGGAATCGATTTCTGATCATATGTACCGAATGGGACTGATGGCCCTTATTTCATCTGATTTACCTGGTGTTAATCGTGACAA GTGTATAAAAATGGCAATTGTTCATGATATTGCTGAAG CGATAGTTGGAGATATAACTCCTGATGATGGAATTCCGAAGCTGGAGAAGAGTCGACGAGAGCAGGAAGCTCTTAACCATATGTGCAAACTACTTGGTGAAGGGCCGAGAG CTAAAGAAATGCATGAGTTATGGTTGGAGTATGAAGAAAATTCCACACTTGAAGCTAAGGTTGTGAAGGACTTTGATAAG GTGGAGATGATACTTCAAGCCTTGGAATATGAAACAG AGCAAGGGAAGGACTTGGATGAGTTTTTTCAATCAACTGCAG GGAAGTTCCAGACAGAGTTAGGCAAAGCTTGGGCAGCCGAGATAGCTTCAAGAAGAAAGAAGTAG